A single Vulcanisaeta distributa DSM 14429 DNA region contains:
- a CDS encoding histidine phosphatase family protein, whose translation MILYLVRHGEAQLNVLGILHSRNYNDNPLTDKGRLEAAAVALLLHRMGVHGPVFTSPLLRARQTADCIDRNYKVDERLREIDMGEWELKKISEIPFDNYRKDPVRYHPPGGESMESVVNRVMDFLNFVRGINEKSVIAVSHWHPIATVVALVTGLPLSNIYKLRISTGSITAIDLDNDDVLFLNLSPLRVLRSLGLSDDGIMKECIR comes from the coding sequence GTGATACTATACCTCGTTAGGCATGGTGAGGCGCAATTAAATGTGCTTGGGATATTGCATTCGAGAAATTATAATGATAATCCACTGACGGATAAAGGCAGGCTTGAGGCTGCGGCAGTCGCATTACTTTTACATAGAATGGGCGTTCACGGACCCGTATTCACCTCACCATTATTACGTGCACGTCAGACCGCCGACTGTATCGATCGTAACTACAAGGTTGATGAGAGGTTGAGGGAGATCGACATGGGTGAGTGGGAACTTAAGAAAATAAGTGAGATTCCCTTCGATAATTACAGGAAGGACCCGGTTAGGTATCACCCACCTGGTGGTGAGTCCATGGAGTCTGTGGTTAATAGGGTTATGGACTTTCTAAACTTTGTCAGAGGTATTAATGAGAAGTCCGTGATCGCAGTGAGCCACTGGCACCCTATAGCGACGGTGGTGGCCTTGGTTACGGGGTTGCCACTAAGTAATATCTATAAGTTACGCATCAGTACAGGGTCTATAACTGCTATTGACCTGGATAATGATGATGTGCTATTTCTTAATCTAAGCCCATTAAGGGTCTTGAGGAGTCTTGGACTCAGTGATGATGGAATAATGAAAGAATGCATTAGGTAG
- a CDS encoding sodium-translocating pyrophosphatase, producing the protein MLSLELLLAIVVPIIGLALAGYNASSVLRIQPGKKELTEINMLIAEGGKTFLMREYKTILPTGVVLTILIWAAYYVIFRSGLMAGLAALSFALGAIGSAVAGYLGMYVTTRSAAKTAWMGKYGMGPALSTSFKAGTVMGLSLASIALLIVTVLYMAYSSILPTPLWAEALAPVAFGASLISLFIRVAGGIYTKAADWGADIVGKVEAGIPEDDPRNPGVIADNVGDNVGDCAGMASDVYESFVVVLAGALLLAAVFRLATNLIVLSIILATLTLIGTLVGVQVVRGEVKGKDLAAAAMGKLNLALYTTIIVSAILVAIYSFMTFPLMEATAIFVSDLLGMITAIVVLFATEYFTHYTFPPVRNIARQAVLSASNVIVAGYSYGLLSAIPTIFMVVAALGISYVLGSMFIPPYGVEGGIFGTAVASVGLLSLAGIVISLDSYGPVSDNANGLVEMTGMDEVRDVTDPLDAIGNTFKATTKGYAIASAGLAALILFIGFIYEVVERMGIPLVQAFGELMVIDPRIIIGALIGVALVYFFSSRTLASVGKAAGELVEEIRRQFRTKRILELWPQEKPDYNRAIDIVTRHALKNFLVPGLSAVIVPIVVGLALGWIGLVGTIFGVILAGFPRALLMANAGGAWDNAKKYIEIEGIEVNGQKFGKKSEPHKNAVVGDVVGDPFKDTTGPSLNPLIKVVNTVSIVFAPVIAMVSLINPAAGPLIMHLISILMA; encoded by the coding sequence ATGCTGTCCCTGGAACTACTACTGGCAATAGTAGTTCCAATTATTGGTTTAGCTCTGGCTGGATATAACGCATCATCAGTGCTCAGGATACAGCCTGGGAAGAAGGAGTTGACCGAGATAAACATGCTCATAGCCGAGGGAGGTAAGACATTCTTAATGAGGGAGTATAAGACGATACTACCAACGGGTGTGGTATTAACAATCCTGATATGGGCTGCGTATTATGTGATATTCCGTAGTGGATTAATGGCTGGGTTAGCCGCGCTATCCTTCGCCCTGGGCGCCATAGGTAGTGCCGTTGCTGGTTACCTGGGGATGTACGTAACCACAAGAAGCGCTGCAAAGACGGCTTGGATGGGTAAGTACGGTATGGGCCCAGCCCTGAGCACATCATTCAAGGCAGGCACAGTAATGGGGCTATCCCTAGCCAGTATTGCCCTATTAATAGTCACGGTACTGTACATGGCATACTCATCAATATTACCAACACCACTGTGGGCGGAGGCATTGGCGCCTGTGGCTTTTGGTGCAAGCCTAATCTCGCTGTTCATCAGGGTCGCCGGCGGCATATACACGAAGGCTGCTGATTGGGGCGCCGACATAGTCGGTAAGGTTGAGGCAGGGATACCGGAGGATGACCCTAGAAATCCAGGCGTTATTGCGGATAACGTGGGCGATAATGTGGGCGACTGCGCAGGCATGGCAAGTGATGTCTATGAGAGCTTCGTAGTAGTTCTCGCAGGTGCATTACTGCTTGCCGCAGTATTTAGGCTTGCGACGAACCTAATCGTACTGTCGATAATACTTGCAACACTAACATTAATAGGCACATTAGTTGGTGTCCAGGTGGTTAGGGGTGAGGTGAAGGGTAAGGACTTGGCCGCTGCTGCAATGGGCAAGCTAAACCTGGCACTCTACACCACCATAATTGTCTCGGCAATACTCGTCGCCATATATTCATTCATGACCTTCCCGTTGATGGAAGCCACGGCAATATTTGTCTCAGACCTACTGGGCATGATAACGGCGATAGTCGTACTATTCGCCACCGAGTACTTCACCCACTACACATTCCCACCTGTGAGGAACATCGCCCGCCAAGCGGTACTATCGGCATCAAACGTAATAGTGGCAGGTTACTCATACGGCTTATTAAGCGCGATACCCACGATATTCATGGTCGTGGCTGCCCTCGGAATATCCTACGTGCTCGGCTCAATGTTCATACCACCATACGGCGTTGAAGGGGGCATCTTCGGTACGGCCGTGGCATCCGTAGGCTTACTAAGCCTTGCAGGTATAGTTATTTCCCTGGACTCCTATGGGCCGGTCAGTGATAATGCTAATGGTCTCGTGGAGATGACGGGTATGGATGAGGTGAGGGATGTGACGGATCCGCTGGACGCCATTGGCAATACCTTTAAGGCAACAACGAAGGGTTACGCAATAGCCAGTGCAGGCCTGGCAGCCCTAATCCTATTCATTGGATTCATATACGAGGTTGTGGAGAGGATGGGAATACCGCTGGTGCAGGCCTTTGGTGAACTCATGGTGATTGACCCAAGAATAATAATTGGCGCCCTAATTGGCGTAGCCCTCGTGTACTTCTTCTCAAGCAGAACCCTTGCCTCCGTGGGTAAGGCCGCTGGCGAACTCGTGGAGGAGATTAGGAGGCAATTCAGGACGAAGAGAATACTCGAGCTCTGGCCCCAGGAGAAGCCTGACTATAATAGGGCAATCGACATAGTGACCAGGCACGCACTCAAGAACTTCCTAGTACCAGGCCTATCAGCAGTCATCGTGCCAATAGTCGTCGGACTAGCGCTGGGTTGGATAGGCCTGGTCGGCACGATATTCGGCGTAATACTCGCCGGATTCCCAAGGGCATTGCTAATGGCTAATGCCGGTGGTGCCTGGGACAACGCCAAGAAGTACATTGAGATCGAGGGCATTGAGGTAAATGGCCAGAAATTCGGCAAGAAGAGCGAGCCACATAAGAACGCCGTGGTTGGCGATGTGGTTGGCGATCCATTTAAGGACACCACTGGACCATCGCTGAACCCACTCATTAAGGTTGTGAATACGGTCTCAATAGTCTTCGCGCCGGTTATAGCCATGGTTAGCCTGATAAACCCAGCGGCTGGCCCATTGATAATGCACCTAATCTCGATACTAATGGCATAA
- a CDS encoding PEP/pyruvate-binding domain-containing protein: MGSLGKYVLTFEEADPDDVKLIGGKASSLVLMTRLGLPVPPGIIITTKACREYYDRGEKLPEGLMDEVARGIKYLEEKTGYKLGDPEKPLLVSVRSGAAVSMPGMMDTVLNVGLNDRTVHGLAKRINNEHGAYDAYRRFLAMFGRIVLGIPEEEFNKPLEEIKRKYGAKEDPEIPLEGLKELVEIYKQIYIKRFGRVFDDPWEQLRLSIEAVFKSWNSPRARFYREANKITPDIADCTAAAIVTMVFGNADWRSATGVVFSRDPATGENKLYGEYLPYAQGEDAR; encoded by the coding sequence ATGGGTTCCCTCGGTAAGTACGTGTTAACTTTCGAAGAGGCTGATCCAGACGATGTTAAGTTGATAGGTGGTAAGGCATCCAGCCTCGTCCTAATGACTAGGCTTGGTTTACCTGTTCCTCCCGGCATTATAATAACCACGAAGGCATGCAGGGAGTATTACGATAGAGGCGAAAAGCTTCCTGAGGGATTGATGGATGAGGTTGCCAGGGGTATTAAGTACCTTGAGGAGAAGACTGGGTATAAGCTCGGTGATCCTGAGAAGCCATTACTCGTTAGCGTGAGGTCTGGAGCCGCGGTCTCAATGCCTGGCATGATGGATACTGTACTGAACGTAGGCCTTAATGACAGGACTGTTCATGGACTCGCCAAGAGGATTAATAATGAGCATGGAGCATACGACGCATATAGGAGGTTCCTGGCGATGTTTGGTAGGATAGTCCTTGGAATACCTGAGGAGGAGTTTAATAAGCCCCTTGAGGAGATTAAGCGGAAGTACGGTGCTAAAGAGGATCCAGAAATACCACTTGAGGGCCTTAAGGAGCTCGTGGAAATTTATAAACAAATATACATTAAGAGGTTTGGTAGGGTATTTGATGACCCATGGGAGCAACTAAGGCTTTCGATAGAGGCTGTGTTTAAGTCGTGGAACTCACCAAGGGCTAGGTTCTATAGGGAGGCCAACAAGATAACGCCCGATATAGCTGACTGTACGGCGGCGGCAATCGTGACCATGGTCTTTGGTAACGCTGACTGGAGGTCAGCAACCGGCGTCGTCTTCTCAAGGGACCCAGCCACGGGCGAGAATAAGCTCTATGGCGAGTACCTGCCCTATGCCCAGGGTGAGGACGCCAGGTGA
- a CDS encoding M24 family metallopeptidase → MLSINRIEKLIDELRRKSIDLVIIVPGPNFRYLVGSYIETFERFGALIICPGNSAYELILPRLDEGRARATGLPYAVYGDEEGPLNVIKAFINGNCGAVRVIGLEGRATLNYLWILRKVIGEFNDYSIDDLLISMRISKDEDELRSIERAVRAIEYGIKAVRESIRPGMMEIEVARLISDAISNAGAEPRDILVQSGPNSAIPHWIPSRRRIEVGDVVVIDITATYNDYYGDLTRTLVIGNPPSDFWRIYDLVKRAHDDAIASIREGVTGAYIDSIARKVIADGGYGQYFIHRTGHGIGLEVHEEPFISQSYDKPLPRGSAFTIEPGIYLPGRFGVRLESNVVIGLDGKVEVLDKYWPEVIVRV, encoded by the coding sequence ATGCTAAGTATTAATAGGATTGAAAAGTTAATTGATGAGTTACGTAGAAAATCAATAGACTTAGTAATCATAGTCCCTGGACCCAACTTTAGGTACTTAGTTGGTTCTTACATTGAGACCTTTGAAAGGTTTGGCGCATTAATTATTTGCCCAGGCAATAGCGCGTATGAATTGATATTGCCAAGGCTTGATGAGGGCAGGGCCAGGGCTACTGGGTTGCCGTACGCTGTCTATGGTGATGAGGAGGGCCCACTAAATGTCATTAAGGCATTCATTAATGGTAATTGCGGTGCTGTGAGGGTTATTGGGCTTGAGGGTAGGGCGACGCTTAATTATTTATGGATTCTACGTAAGGTAATTGGCGAGTTTAATGATTATTCAATTGATGATTTATTAATATCGATGAGGATTAGTAAGGATGAGGATGAGTTGAGGAGTATTGAGCGGGCGGTTAGGGCCATTGAGTATGGCATTAAGGCGGTTCGTGAATCCATTAGACCTGGAATGATGGAGATTGAGGTCGCTAGACTAATTAGTGATGCCATTAGTAATGCGGGTGCTGAACCTAGGGATATCCTTGTTCAGTCAGGCCCTAATTCGGCAATACCGCATTGGATACCCTCCAGGAGGAGGATTGAGGTTGGTGATGTCGTTGTGATTGATATTACCGCTACGTATAATGACTATTATGGTGACTTAACGAGGACCCTCGTGATTGGCAATCCACCCAGCGACTTTTGGCGCATCTACGATCTTGTCAAGAGGGCCCACGATGATGCAATAGCAAGTATTAGGGAGGGTGTTACGGGCGCGTATATTGATTCAATTGCCAGGAAGGTCATTGCAGATGGTGGTTATGGTCAGTACTTCATACATAGGACTGGACATGGGATTGGGCTTGAGGTTCACGAGGAACCATTCATAAGCCAGTCCTACGATAAGCCACTGCCGAGGGGCAGCGCATTCACCATTGAGCCTGGCATATACTTGCCCGGCCGGTTTGGTGTTAGGCTTGAAAGCAATGTCGTAATTGGGCTGGACGGCAAGGTCGAGGTCCTCGATAAGTATTGGCCCGAGGTTATTGTCAGGGTCTAG